The nucleotide sequence CGCCAGTATAGTGGTCCTCTAGGCGGACGTCTCTGGGGAAGGCGAGCAACGTGAGCGTCATCCAGAGATCGGCAATCGCCCCCGCAGCGTTCGCAGCTAAGGAACGATGAGCCATCCCCATTCGAAGACGAGCATCAATGAGACGCCGACAGCAGTCAGCACGACCACCGAAACATATCACTAGTTGAGGTTTTCAACAAGGCCGAATAGTTCTATGGCACCCCCGTCGATATTCTATTGAGATTCGAACACAGCGATCAAGACAAGAATTGTACCGACCATTCCGAGTACGAACGCGACGATATCATATGGCGGCACTTCTCCGAACAATGTCCCGAGAAGCAAGCCGATAAGAGTAACCTGAAGACCAAGTAGGCCTTTCTGTATGGTATCCACGTGCGATGCTTACTCTGTAGACCAATCAAACAAGGGTACGAGACTTGTTCTATGACAGCCTCAAGGATCTACTGGGATATCTCGATAGAGGATGTCAGCTGTTGCTGTGTTTCCAGCCCTGATTGGAAGCGGTTGAAGACTTCTGTTTGGTGCTGTGGGCAGGCCATGAGGGCGACTGCTCCGGTTTGGATCGGGATTACTGGTTGATGGAGATTGTAGTGTGTGAGCTGGCAACTGGGGCAGCGGATACCTCCAGCCGGCCGATGCTTGATGATGTCTGCTCTACCAGTAGTCGTGAGTTCGCAGATAGAAACGAACTGGTCAACATGGTCTCCGCAACCGATGATAGGGATGGTAAGCTGATCCAGAAGTAGGAAGGAAACACTGTCGTCGCGGCTGTGGAGAGCGGACTCACAGTCCTCGCACTGGATGGGTGGATGGCCTTGGATGTCGTCGGGATCCGGATCGAGTAGCATCTGCTGGAGGCATACTGAGAGGTATACAAAGCGGTTGAGTCGCCATACAGGTAAGTTATAGGAACTTGTCACAGGCTCCCTCCTATCCCTGATAACCGGCAAGACTCCGAAACACGGTCGATGTCTGGGGTGTGATGAGAGTATTTCTGCTGCACAGATCTTAGTTGAATATGAGAAAGACGATGGGACGACTGGAATCTTGGCAGAGTGTCCAGTTTGCGATGATGTCGTAAGGTCCGAGTGAGCATTCAGGACTGCGTTGCGACAGTAGAATCAAGTGTTCTGCTCTATTATCCTGCTGAGAGGCCAACTAATGGAGATTTCTGAAGAACTCGAATGTTTGTTTTCAGCCTCGATCGTAGAACAGGACGGGTCGTCCGTGATTGAGGTCCCCGAGCGCGAACTGCAACTGGGTGACTTACAGCAAGGAGAAACATATCGCGTCGCACTCGTATCTTCTCCGACACAGAGCGAGCCGGAACAGACCGAACAGGCTGAACCGGAATCACAGCAACAGCGTCAGCCACCGGAGCCACCAGTTGAGGAAGGTGAGACTCGGGAAGTCGAGATCGAAGACCTCGGCGAACAGGGTGATGGCATCACTCGAGTTGAACGTGGCTTCGTCGTAATCGTGCCTGATACCAAAAAGAGTGAGCGAGTCAACATTGAGATCACCGATGTACGGCAAAACGTCGCTTTCGCTGAGGTCGTCGACCGGTTGAGTTACTACGAGTGATTTCTCGCTGTGCGGTCACCGCACCTGAGAAGTGTTAGTATTCCGCTCCGATGACGCAGCGGATACGCACCGGCTACCTGCCAGAAATAGCGTGACC is from Haloplanus salinarum and encodes:
- a CDS encoding TRAM domain-containing protein, with translation MEISEELECLFSASIVEQDGSSVIEVPERELQLGDLQQGETYRVALVSSPTQSEPEQTEQAEPESQQQRQPPEPPVEEGETREVEIEDLGEQGDGITRVERGFVVIVPDTKKSERVNIEITDVRQNVAFAEVVDRLSYYE